A window from Aerococcus sp. Group 1 encodes these proteins:
- a CDS encoding cell wall metabolism sensor histidine kinase WalK, giving the protein MPAKRRLRIFTELLFETIAVTALLVIGYFGMVFVFITLTDYFMPLVAQENPYWLLFFPRFQRYFVLGFTAFYLMAGLMILIWRVYRRNRTIQLGFILDELHYISKGNYNHKISTKHMNSMEPVVSSINRLVDSTVKAMEEERRIEESKDELIANMSHDIRTPLTSVIGYLGLIENKQIDDPDKIQEYVHIAYDKALQMQKMVEDLFEYTKIQNINTKINTQKTNVVRLLEQLSAEFELQADEVGRRIEVDSSGQEDIWVEIDPETIVRLFSNLITNAIKYGGEGDYILLRVIPQKDTTRFEVIDDGNEISKAALENLFQRFYRVDPSRTTKGSGLGLAIAQTIVNLHHGKIWAESDHGQTRFIFVLPNQQPLDQKKEADKHEVSD; this is encoded by the coding sequence ATGCCCGCTAAAAGACGCTTACGTATTTTTACGGAATTACTGTTTGAAACCATCGCCGTGACAGCCCTACTGGTGATCGGTTATTTTGGGATGGTCTTTGTTTTTATTACCCTGACCGACTACTTTATGCCGCTTGTTGCTCAGGAAAATCCCTATTGGTTACTCTTCTTTCCCCGCTTTCAACGCTATTTTGTCCTTGGTTTTACCGCCTTTTACTTGATGGCAGGCTTGATGATTTTGATTTGGCGGGTCTACCGGCGTAACCGGACCATTCAATTGGGGTTTATCTTAGATGAGCTCCACTATATCTCCAAGGGAAATTACAACCATAAAATCTCCACTAAGCATATGAACAGTATGGAACCCGTAGTTTCTTCCATTAACCGCCTGGTCGATTCAACGGTTAAGGCCATGGAGGAAGAGCGGCGGATTGAAGAATCAAAAGACGAACTGATCGCCAATATGAGCCACGACATCCGCACCCCCCTGACCTCGGTGATTGGTTACTTGGGATTGATTGAAAACAAGCAAATTGATGACCCCGACAAGATCCAAGAATATGTCCACATCGCCTATGACAAGGCTCTGCAGATGCAAAAGATGGTGGAGGACCTCTTCGAGTACACCAAGATTCAAAATATCAATACTAAGATCAATACCCAAAAGACCAATGTGGTCCGCCTCTTAGAACAATTAAGTGCCGAGTTTGAGCTCCAAGCCGATGAAGTGGGCCGGCGGATTGAAGTGGATAGCTCGGGTCAAGAGGATATTTGGGTAGAAATTGACCCCGAAACCATTGTCCGCCTCTTCTCCAACTTGATCACTAACGCCATTAAATACGGAGGCGAAGGGGACTATATTCTCCTCAGAGTCATTCCACAAAAAGACACTACCCGCTTTGAAGTGATTGATGATGGCAATGAAATCTCTAAGGCCGCTTTGGAGAATTTATTCCAACGCTTTTACCGGGTTGACCCTTCGCGGACGACTAAGGGTAGCGGGTTAGGCCTTGCCATTGCTCAAACCATTGTCAACTTGCACCACGGCAAGATTTGGGCCGAATCTGACCATGGGCAAACCCGCTTTATTTTCGTCCTACCCAACCAACAACCCCTTGATCAAAAGAAGGAGGCTGATAAGCATGAAGTCAGTGACTAA